A window of the Roseburia sp. 831b genome harbors these coding sequences:
- a CDS encoding multidrug transporter, which translates to MEISKSDWKLFRARIAEWQENYMERLVKEYIDMLNGTGNASDKFWELEERIKKDKKHPGVMLELSKGNMIFDIVALINSGVITAADLEVFSDELRESVDFLLHR; encoded by the coding sequence ATGGAAATTTCAAAAAGCGATTGGAAATTATTCAGAGCACGCATTGCTGAATGGCAGGAAAATTATATGGAACGCTTAGTGAAAGAATATATTGATATGTTGAATGGAACTGGAAATGCTTCAGATAAGTTCTGGGAACTGGAAGAGCGAATAAAGAAGGATAAGAAACATCCTGGAGTAATGCTTGAATTAAGCAAAGGAAATATGATTTTCGATATTGTGGCACTGATTAATAGCGGTGTGATAACGGCTGCTGATTTGGAGGTTTTTAGTGATGAATTAAGAGAAAGTGTTGATTTTCTTTTGCATAGGTAA
- the cptIN gene encoding type III toxin-antitoxin system CptIN family toxin — MKKTGFYIIKDSFFEDMDEPYLKGNKEGNRPHYYCFEDSVSGLYWMIPLSSRIDKYKKIVENKKKAGKPCDIIHIVKLDDDRESAFLIQDMFPITDEYIERKYTIAGNHLMLTSEHTVKEIEQKARKVMGMLKRGVKFTPTQPDVMKIIENLTEK; from the coding sequence ATGAAGAAAACAGGATTTTATATTATAAAAGATTCATTTTTTGAGGACATGGATGAGCCATATCTCAAAGGGAATAAAGAGGGTAATAGACCTCATTATTATTGCTTTGAGGATTCAGTTTCCGGCTTGTATTGGATGATTCCGTTATCAAGCAGAATAGATAAGTACAAAAAAATTGTTGAAAATAAGAAAAAAGCAGGGAAACCTTGTGATATTATACATATTGTGAAGTTGGATGATGATAGAGAAAGTGCTTTTTTGATTCAGGATATGTTTCCGATTACAGATGAATATATTGAACGGAAATATACTATTGCAGGAAATCATTTGATGTTAACCAGTGAGCACACTGTAAAGGAAATTGAACAAAAGGCAAGAAAAGTGATGGGTATGTTAAAGAGAGGTGTTAAATTTACACCTACTCAGCCGGATGTTATGAAAATAATTGAGAATTTAACAGAGAAATAA
- a CDS encoding citrate/2-methylcitrate synthase — protein MTTEQMNDYFEELEAVCLKNDNIAPRLFEEYGVNKGLRDENGKGVLTGLTNISKIVSSKIVDNQKIPCDGELWYRGYRVEDLIHCLGQNEFGFEKIAYLLLMGKLPDEREKEGFDRIIGECRTLPTNFTRDVIMKAPSEDVMNSMTRSILTLASYDKKVKEPSVSNSLRQCIQLISEFPLLAVYGYNAYNHYEKNESMYIHHPDKQLSTAENLLMLLRPDRKYTLTEAKVLDTALILHMEHGGGNNSTFTTRVVTSSGSDTYSTMAAAMCSLKGPKHGGANIKVMEMMDDIRAHIKDYSDQDEIEAYLRRIVDKDAFDHKGLIYGMGHAVYSISDPRERVFKDYVKQLAEEKKRQKDLELYENIEMLAPKIIADKRHIYKGVSPNVDFYSGFVYDMLGIPVELYTAMFAVARIVGWSAHRIEEMICTDKIIRPAYMSVMEEKRLS, from the coding sequence ATGACAACGGAGCAGATGAATGATTATTTTGAAGAATTGGAAGCAGTTTGTCTGAAAAATGATAACATTGCTCCGCGGTTATTTGAAGAATATGGCGTAAACAAAGGGCTTAGAGATGAAAATGGGAAAGGTGTCCTTACAGGACTTACCAACATATCAAAAATAGTGTCTTCAAAAATTGTTGATAATCAGAAGATTCCCTGCGATGGGGAATTGTGGTACCGGGGCTATCGAGTGGAAGATTTGATTCATTGTTTAGGACAAAATGAGTTTGGATTTGAAAAAATAGCATATCTTCTTTTGATGGGAAAACTGCCTGATGAAAGAGAGAAGGAAGGCTTCGATAGAATTATTGGAGAGTGTAGGACATTGCCAACCAATTTTACAAGGGATGTCATTATGAAAGCACCTTCGGAGGATGTCATGAATTCCATGACCCGAAGTATTCTTACCCTGGCATCTTATGATAAAAAGGTAAAAGAACCAAGTGTCAGCAATTCGCTGCGTCAGTGCATCCAGCTCATCAGTGAGTTCCCATTGTTGGCAGTATATGGATATAATGCTTACAATCATTATGAAAAAAATGAGAGTATGTATATTCATCATCCCGATAAACAGCTTTCCACCGCGGAAAATCTATTGATGCTTCTGCGACCAGACCGGAAATATACCCTTACAGAGGCAAAGGTTTTAGATACGGCACTCATTTTGCATATGGAACATGGAGGCGGTAATAATTCTACATTTACCACAAGAGTCGTTACGTCATCTGGGTCTGACACTTATTCAACGATGGCAGCAGCAATGTGTTCGCTAAAAGGACCAAAACACGGAGGCGCCAACATTAAGGTAATGGAAATGATGGATGATATTAGGGCGCATATAAAGGATTATTCAGATCAGGATGAGATAGAAGCATACTTAAGAAGGATTGTTGATAAAGATGCATTTGACCATAAGGGCTTAATCTATGGAATGGGACATGCAGTGTATTCTATTTCTGATCCGAGGGAGAGAGTATTTAAAGATTATGTAAAACAACTGGCAGAGGAAAAGAAAAGGCAAAAAGATCTTGAATTGTATGAAAATATAGAGATGCTTGCTCCAAAGATCATAGCAGACAAAAGACATATCTATAAAGGTGTCAGTCCCAATGTAGATTTTTACAGTGGATTTGTCTACGATATGCTGGGTATACCGGTAGAACTTTATACAGCCATGTTTGCAGTAGCCAGAATCGTCGGTTGGAGTGCACACAGAATAGAAGAGATGATTTGCACGGATAAAATCATCAGACCAGCATATATGAGTGTTATGGAAGAAAAAAGACTCAGTTAG
- a CDS encoding MarR family winged helix-turn-helix transcriptional regulator, which translates to MAETIGNTDIIKLSNELIYQRHLFNREHRKDVFMKMSIPEYIALQYIAMEETSDIYSGRVYLKDLADKLQMTMRQISKMVEKLRDVGYVLWSHDGNGSEGTYVTITESGRSLLRAQEETLKKYYGKVFEKFGKDNLIQLLQLMKQLETIMSSEVENLEVNRDDNGADE; encoded by the coding sequence ATGGCAGAAACTATAGGAAATACAGATATTATAAAGCTGTCCAACGAATTGATATACCAAAGGCACTTGTTTAACCGGGAGCATAGAAAAGATGTCTTTATGAAAATGAGTATCCCGGAATACATTGCATTACAATATATTGCAATGGAGGAGACATCCGACATTTATTCAGGACGAGTCTATCTGAAGGATTTAGCGGACAAGCTTCAGATGACGATGCGACAGATTTCTAAAATGGTAGAAAAGCTACGAGACGTAGGATATGTATTATGGTCTCATGACGGTAACGGCAGTGAGGGCACCTATGTTACAATTACTGAAAGCGGACGAAGCCTGTTAAGGGCGCAGGAAGAAACACTTAAGAAGTATTACGGGAAGGTGTTCGAAAAGTTTGGAAAGGATAATTTGATTCAGTTACTACAGCTTATGAAGCAGTTGGAAACTATTATGAGCAGTGAGGTGGAGAATCTGGAGGTGAATAGAGATGACAACGGAGCAGATGAATGA